In Gadus morhua chromosome 2, gadMor3.0, whole genome shotgun sequence, the DNA window taggggtaagacagtatAGAGACTTGTCATTAAGTGGCAGGTAACTGTTAGACAGAACAGAGAAAGTTGATTAAGGAGAAGGCAGAGATGAGACAGTACTGAGACAGGTCATTTAATAGCAGGTAGGTGTTACACACGATACCATTTGGGAGTCTAACCCCCTCCCATCACCCATCCTGCCAGTAACATACGTGTTGGTGTGAAGGACCATGTTACTCTATGGGTGGACACTTTTATTTTAGCACTTAGTGTGCATCTCCTTGTACCCAGTCTGTCcagttatgtgtgtatgttgttgttCATTGTGCCTGACATACAGTAAACAAGATAGACCACCATATACAGTGCATACACAGGCCCTCGAGCTCCGACAGAACATCTGAATTCTTCAAAGTATGCAACTTAGGGCAGACCCGTAATACTctagtagaccccccccccacagacactaacacactagTCTATCATTCACTAGTGATCATAGAACCCACAGGTTGACTAGCGATCAcaacagacgcacaaacacaatatacatacatatgctGTATACTAGATATTTATAGGCAACATAATGAGCAGTGCCTACCTGGTAGAGGTACGGACTAGATCTGGTCTCTCTCTATGACTAGTTCCTGTTTTTCTAGGACTAGAGCTGGTGTCTTCTGGGCTAGATCTGACTGCCGGTTTCTTTGGGAGCTTCCAGACCCCTGGGAGACACATGGCTCATCCCTCACTTTCCCCCCTCAACCTAAAACACACACCTGATTGGCTGCTCCAACAATAGGGGAAACTGAGGCACGCGGGTAGCCATGATGGCCCGGCTTACACAGGAGAGTGGGCTCGAGGGGAGACAGGGCGGGGGCCAACATGGAGCTGGTGGCACAGTGATGTGTTGTATTAGATATCATGGGCTTTAGAAAGGTAATCAAACTCCTAACAGAGACAGCTGGGACACCAGGCCCCGcattaataaataaacagcTCAGAAGTATGGACTGTCAAACATTACCATCCTAAATGAAACACTGCTGGGGCATGGACTAGCATTCCCTCAAACGTTAGTGTGGTAACATTTACTTATTCAATTGTATATGGTAGTTAACGGAGGAGAATGATGTACTAACGTACACTAAGGCCTCCAGGAGGTAAGGGTCTCTGGTATTAAGGATCTCCAGCAGGAAGGAACCATGATGACAACTTCCTGCTTCTCAGGAAGCAGGGAGTCCGTCCGAACAAAAGACACCAGACGCCGTAATAATGACAaacattttattattcaattaaAGTCTACGTAGCAAACACTTATGGTCATCATTAATACATTAATCCGAATCCCAATCAGTAGAAAAACAGTCGGAAGAGCAGATAGAATTGCAACGACATCAGCACTCAGGTGTGTTGACACCGTATCTACAGGTTATCGTGGTCCCCTGCTCCGATGGGGACTCTGGCAGTGAGCCAATACAAACATCTACATTCCTGTTACCATGGCGATCAGGGGTCAAACACTGTGTGGTCCACAGAGTAGATCCGCTCCGCCCTCGCACCGTCTCAGTCCTTGTAATGCTGTTTCTTGCCCGTCTGCTGGCGCCGTTGTTTCTTGGAGGTCTTCCCTGGACGAGCCTTGACCTTGGACTCGCTGCCGCGGCCGTCGCCCGGGCGACCGCGGGCCCCCTTCCCTTCACGTTTATGTTTCCCCTTCCGCTGCTTCGTAGCAGCGTTGAGCGACGTGGACAGAGAGCGGATCCTGGGACAGACACATTTTGTGCTCAGACAACGACAAAACACACAATTCTGTCTAATGTATATTCAAGTGGGTATATGTGTGCAGCACGTGTATACTTTGTCTGTGGCATATGTATACCGTGTAAAATATGTGTTAACCGTGTACCccatgtgtgtattttgtgagTGCACTATAGAATGTGTGTTTTATACTTTTTGTTGAGGATAGGCTGATGGGCTTGCTTTGGCATTGCGGCAATTTTCTCTCCATACTCCTCCCCAGCATTCTTCAATCCtgctttctcctctccctcctcccctccagacACCTTGAAGAACAGATAAAAGTCAGTCTCTCTATGCCAGCCTTCCTGGAACTAGAAAGGATAAGTTCCATGCGTCTCTCTacagccgccatcttggatctagAAAGGATAAGTTCCACAGGGTCTGCAGAGCCGACATCTTGGATCTCTACCTCCGTGTCGTCGAGGCCCAGCAGTTTGGCGTCCGTGAGGTCCAGGTTGCTGATGGTCGTCACGGTGACCGTGTGGTTGGGGTGGTCGTACTGGACACTCTCTGTGGTATCTGTGACCCCCTCCTCCAAATCATCGTCTTCGCTTTCTGTTGAGCCAACGGACGTAGACAAGCAGGAAGTAGAACGTCATGTCTTTACAGAGCAAACTTTTCAACACCGGGTGTGATGT includes these proteins:
- the nol12 gene encoding nucleolar protein 12 is translated as MKNKKKTNNTPHKAKFKPGSKKRENKCIVTFDDNSRQEYLTGFHKRKVERRKAAVVEIQKKIKEEHIRVREERHKEYIRLLKERTDALESEDDDLEEGVTDTTESVQYDHPNHTVTVTTISNLDLTDAKLLGLDDTEVSGGEEGEEKAGLKNAGEEYGEKIAAMPKQAHQPILNKKIRSLSTSLNAATKQRKGKHKREGKGARGRPGDGRGSESKVKARPGKTSKKQRRQQTGKKQHYKD